A stretch of the Streptomyces sp. NBC_00078 genome encodes the following:
- a CDS encoding carbohydrate ABC transporter permease encodes MAPAPERAEPQPPPSRGRLRAWDEAPRWQIYVPLSIYLLFTLIPFYWILLFALRPAGSTSLVPWPMTFDHFEKVWNERAFGTYFHNSVLVGVATLVMTTLVALAGGYALARFDFRIKKAFMLALLCTQFVPGALLLVPLFEIFANLQMINSLAGVIIAETVFQLPLSMILISGFIRNVPYSLEEAAWVDGCNRFTAFRIVVLPLLRPGLIAVGSFAFVHAWNHFLFALMFLSDQGKQTIPVGLNTLMSADSVDLGALAAGGIIAAVPVVIVFAFIQKWLITGFSAGAVKG; translated from the coding sequence ATCGCACCCGCTCCCGAGCGCGCGGAGCCCCAGCCGCCCCCGTCCCGCGGCAGGCTCCGCGCCTGGGACGAGGCCCCCCGCTGGCAGATCTACGTTCCCCTGTCGATCTACCTCCTCTTCACCCTGATCCCCTTCTACTGGATCCTGCTCTTCGCCCTGCGCCCGGCCGGGTCGACCTCGCTCGTGCCCTGGCCGATGACCTTCGACCACTTCGAAAAGGTCTGGAACGAGCGGGCCTTCGGCACCTACTTCCACAACAGCGTGCTCGTCGGCGTCGCGACCCTGGTGATGACGACCCTGGTCGCGCTGGCCGGCGGCTACGCCCTCGCCCGGTTCGACTTCAGGATCAAGAAGGCCTTCATGCTGGCCCTGCTCTGCACGCAGTTCGTGCCGGGCGCCCTGCTCCTGGTCCCGCTCTTCGAGATCTTCGCCAACCTGCAGATGATCAACTCGCTGGCCGGCGTCATCATCGCGGAGACCGTCTTCCAGCTGCCGCTGTCGATGATCCTGATCAGCGGCTTCATCCGGAACGTGCCGTACTCTCTGGAGGAGGCCGCCTGGGTCGACGGCTGCAACCGGTTCACCGCGTTCCGGATCGTCGTACTCCCGCTGCTGCGGCCCGGGTTGATCGCCGTCGGCTCCTTCGCCTTCGTGCACGCCTGGAACCACTTCCTGTTCGCCCTGATGTTCCTGAGCGACCAGGGCAAGCAGACCATCCCGGTCGGCCTCAACACCCTGATGAGCGCGGACAGCGTCGACCTCGGCGCGCTCGCCGCGGGCGGCATCATCGCGGCCGTACCCGTCGTGATCGTGTTCGCCTTCATCCAGAAGTGGCTGATCACCGGCTTCAGTGCGGGGGCGGTGAAGGGATGA
- a CDS encoding carbohydrate ABC transporter permease yields the protein MAQAAAVAKPPAPPRRRRASATPRRLPYLLIAPAALLMLGFIAYPVISVFYYSLQNYNPTKPWRNGYAGFDNFVHAFTDDPQFWDTLTFSAKWVVVEVGLQLLFGLALALIVNQTFVGRAVGRALVFSPWAVSGVLTSAIWVLLYNSQTGVTRYLADMGIGSYGTSWLSDTSTVFPAAIVADLWRGVPFFAILILADLQSVSQDLYEAAEVDGASRIKQFWHITLPHLKDAIVLSTLLRAVWEFNNVDLLYTLTGGGPAGETTTLPLYIANTSVDAHNFGYASALTTVAFVILLFCSIVYLRLSKFGGGEK from the coding sequence ATGGCCCAAGCCGCAGCCGTGGCGAAACCGCCCGCGCCACCCCGGCGACGCCGTGCCTCCGCCACGCCCCGCAGGCTCCCGTACCTGCTGATCGCCCCGGCGGCCCTGCTCATGCTGGGTTTCATCGCCTACCCGGTCATCAGCGTCTTCTACTACAGCCTGCAGAACTACAACCCCACCAAGCCGTGGCGGAACGGCTACGCGGGGTTCGACAACTTCGTCCACGCCTTCACCGACGATCCGCAGTTCTGGGACACGCTGACCTTCAGCGCCAAGTGGGTCGTCGTCGAGGTGGGGCTGCAGCTGCTCTTCGGTCTCGCGCTGGCCCTGATCGTCAACCAGACCTTCGTGGGGCGGGCGGTGGGCCGCGCGCTCGTCTTCTCCCCGTGGGCCGTGTCGGGTGTGCTGACCTCCGCGATCTGGGTGCTGCTCTACAACTCCCAGACGGGTGTCACCCGTTACCTCGCGGACATGGGCATCGGCTCGTACGGCACCAGCTGGCTGTCCGACACGTCGACCGTCTTCCCCGCGGCGATCGTCGCCGATCTGTGGAGAGGGGTCCCCTTCTTCGCGATCCTCATCCTCGCCGACCTGCAGTCCGTCTCGCAGGATCTGTACGAGGCCGCCGAGGTCGACGGGGCGAGTCGCATCAAGCAGTTCTGGCACATCACGCTGCCGCACCTGAAGGACGCGATCGTGCTGTCGACGCTGCTGCGTGCCGTGTGGGAGTTCAACAACGTCGACCTGCTCTACACCCTCACGGGCGGCGGACCGGCGGGAGAGACCACGACGCTCCCGCTCTACATCGCCAACACCAGCGTGGACGCACACAACTTCGGCTACGCATCCGCCCTGACCACGGTGGCCTTCGTGATTCTGCTCTTCTGCTCGATCGTCTATCTGCGGCTGAGCAAGTTCGGAGGTGGGGAGAAGTGA